The Alnus glutinosa chromosome 7, dhAlnGlut1.1, whole genome shotgun sequence genome includes a region encoding these proteins:
- the LOC133873386 gene encoding CDPK-related kinase 6-like, translating to MLKGREEEAKPRRSLALKSSHQENCPRLKKVGKKFKRKALKVTWDDSEESESEQEESDNEMANFCLMAKEYEAYPLSSPLFPLLNEYDQNALDPTLSLARTKPQSPSPDISARDRHDRNTDSATLPQRLPQHYQYLPTPSPAIPAPGRPRRHTPQPAPAPAPAPYQYPPTPSPAIPPPGSPRWHSPLQPFPEPTPMIEDMVYVAVGKEVKECRLILLWALQNSRGKQICILHVHQPAQLIPFKVRRRTLVFELGKEVGRGHFGHTCSTKGNKGELKSRLWHFLP from the exons atgctaaaaggacgagaagaagaagcGAAGCCCAGAAGAAGTCTGGCACTAAAATCTtctcatcaagaaa ATTGCCCTCGTCTTAAGAAGGTaggaaagaaattcaagagAAAAGCGTTGAAGGTGACTTGGGATGATTCTGAAGAAAGCGAATCAGAACAAGAGGAGAGCGACAATGAGATGGCCAACTTTTGCCTCATGGCAAAAGAATATGAG GCCTACCCTTTAAGCTCTCCTTTATTCCCTTTGCTGAATGAGtatgaccaaaatgccctcgaCCCAACTCTTTCCCTAGCTCGAACCAAACCCCAAAGTCCTTCGCCTGACATCTCCGCCAGAGATCGCCATGATCGGAACACCGACTCTGCAACCCTTCCGCAGAGACTGCCGCAACATTACCAATATCTTCCAACTCCGTCTCCGGCGATACCCGCTCCGGGAAGGCCACGCCGGCACACTCCTCAGCCAGCCCCAGCCCCAGCCCCAGCCCCTTACCAATATCCTCCAACTCCGTCTCCGGCGATACCCCCTCCGGGAAGTCCACGCTGGCACTCTCCTCTGCAACCCTTTCCCGAGCCCACTCCCATGATTGAGGATATGGTATACGTTGCTGTGGGAAAAGAAGTGAAAGAGTGCAGATTAATCCTGTTGTGGGCTTTACAGAATTCTAGAGGAAAGCAAATTTGCATCCTTCACGTTCATCAACCTGCACAGCTCATCCCCTTTA AGGTCAGGCGAAGAACTTTGGTGTTCGAGCTTGGGAAAGAGGTGGGTCGAGGGCACTTTGGTCATACCTGTTCTACAAAAGGCAATAAAGGAGAATTAAAGAGTAGGCTATGGCATTTTCTACCATAG